The following is a genomic window from Chania multitudinisentens RB-25.
TGGGGGTGGTAGATCTGACGCCGATCCGTGAAGCGCACTGGTTTGCTCTGCCCACCTTCTATACGCCACGTTTTGAATGGTTTGCTATTTTCACTATTCTGCCTGCGGCGTTGGTGGTAATTGCTGAACACGTTGGCCACCTGGTGGTGACGGCAAATATTGTTAAAAAAGATCTGCTGCGCGATCCGGGCCTGCATCGTTCGATGTTTGCCAACGGCATCTCAACGGTGATTTCTGGCTTCTTCGGCTCAACGCCGAACACCACTTATGGTGAGAACATCGGCGTAATGGCGATTACCAAGGTTTACAGTACCTGGGTGATCGGCGGAGCGGCGATTCTGGCAATTCTGCTCTCTTGCATCGGCAAACTGGCGGCGGCGATCCAGGCGGTGCCGGTGCCGGTGATGGGGGGCGTTTCCCTGTTGCTGTATGGGGTGATTGGTGCTTCGGGTATTCGTGTGCTGATTGAGTCCAAAGTGGATTATAACAAAGCACAGAACCTGATCCTGACTTCGGTGATCCTGATTATCGGCGTCAGCGGAGCTAAAGTGCATATCGGTGCGGCAGAGCTGAAAGGTATGGCGCTGGCAACCGTCGTTGGTATTGGCCTGAGCCTGCTGTTCAAGCTGATCAGCCTGTATCGCAGAGAAGAAGAAGTGATCGATGTTCCAGAAGAACGGCTCGATCACAAATAATGCGTAATACGGTGGTATAAGGCAGAACAGGGCGGGGATCTCCGCCCTGTTTTGGTTTATGGGCCGACAGATTTCCCGGCGGGATCGTTGGCACCTTCTGTTTCCTGTGGTTGATCATCCATGTTGTCGTGGTTTTCTTCAGCACTGTCTTTGGCATCATGGGTTGTTGCCTGGTTTGCCGAACCGTTTTGCAGTGGTTCTGCGTTGCCTTTGGTTGTGGAGGAGTTATCGCAGCCTGCCACCAGCAAGCCAATAACCGCCGCCAGCAGTATTGTGTTCCATGGTTTCATCGTCTTTATCCTTGCCAGAGTCTGAGGGACATTGCTTAAGGTTATGCAATATCAAACGTTTTGGGTATAGCAGTGATGCCGGATAATCGCCACTTCTCGTTGCTATAGACGGCATAAAAACCTGCCGGTTCAACAGGGCGGGTTTTCTGTGATAAACTGCTGCCGTCTTGCTGCCAGTTTTGGTTGAGGTACTTTTCTGAATACACCGGCACAGCTTTCACTGCCACTTTATCTCCCTGATGATGAAACTTTTGCCAGTTTTTATCCGGGTGAGAACCCATCTCTGCTTGCGGCGATCCAGTCTGCAATTCATCAGGAACATGGTAGTTACATCTATTTCTGGTCACGCGAGGGCGGTGGTCGTAGCCATTTGCTGCACGCTGCCTGTGCGGAATTGTCACAGCGTGGTGAAGCCGTTGGCTATGTACCGCTGGATAAACGGGCTTATTTTATACCGGAAGTGCTGGATGGTATGGAGCAGCTGGCACTGGTATGCATGGATAATATTGAATGCATTGCTGGCGATGAAGAGTGGGAAATGGCGATTTTCAATCTTTATAACCGCATTCTGGAAACCGGGCGTACACGTTTGTTTATTACTGGCGATCGCCCGCCGCGCCAATTGAATCTGCGCTTACCGGATCTGGCTTCGCGCCTTGATTGGGGGCAGATCTACAAGCTGCAACCCCTTACCGATGCAGAGAAACTGCTGGCTCTGCAACTGCGCGCCAAGCTGCGGGGTTTTGAATTGCCGGAAGACGTGGGCCGTTTCCTGCTTAAGCGCCTGGATCGTGAAATGCGCACGCTGTTTATGACCTTGGATCAGCTTGATCGTGCGTCGATCACCGCACAACGCAAACTGACGATTCCGTTTGTGAAGGATACTCTGGAATTGTAAGGGCCCGGTATGCCGAGCCCGGTTGCATCAGAGGATTTCCAGCACCAGCTCCGGTGGCCGGCCAAGACGGGCTTGATTGCCTTTTACCACGATGGGGCGTTCGATCAGCTTCGGGTTAGCCACCATCGCTTGTAACAACTGTTCTTCGCTCAGGCTTTCATCCGCCAGTTTCAGCTCTTTGTAGAGATCTTCTTTTTTACGCATCAGCTCACGTGCGGAACTGAAACCCAATTCCCGTAGCAACTTTTTCAGTTCCTCTACCGAGAGTGGGGTCTCCAGATACAGAACCACATTGGGCTCAACACCTCGTTGTTCCAGCAGGGCCAGAGTCTCACGGCTTTTTGAACAACGTGGGTTGTGGTAGAGAGTTACGTTTTTCATGTCAATCATTCCTTGGTCAAATCAGCTGCGCTGGAACTTGCTGAAGCTCTTCTGCAACTGGCGCAGTTGGTCAATACGTGCATCATAACGCGCCTGCTCCAGGCTACCGAGTTTTTGCAGGGAACTAGCATTACTGAGTAATTCGATAGCCTGATCCAGGCGGCCCGCCAACGCCAGGCTTTCTGCCCGCGCAGAGAGTTCTTCAGCGCGCAGCCCCTGTGCGGCATTGGCCTGTGCCAGTAAGTCCCAACCATTTGGATCATTCGGGTGTGCAAAGGTATAACGGTTAAGAATTCTTGACGCTTGGGCCGCTTGATTGCCTTCCACGTAGGCGTTTGCCAGATTGAGCAGCAAAACCGGATTTTTACTTTGCTCTGCGTTGGCCGCCTGTAGGCGGGCGATAGCCTGTGAGGCTTTCTGTTGACCAAGATCGATGTCGGTCATCAGATCCAGCAGCCAGACATTTTTCGGGTCTTGCGTCAGCAACGGTTGGATGGTATTACGCGCTTGATCATACTTTTTCGCTTCGTAAAACAGAATGGCCCGGCCATATTGCGCTGCCATTTGTTCCCGTTGGTTGCCCTTGCTGTAGCTGGCTAATATTTCTTCGGTCAGACCATAACCTTCTGCACTGTACATACCGAGAGTGCGTACTCTGGCCAGCAGATAATCCTGGCTGGATTGGACGATACGGCGCTGCATTTGGTTGGCACGGTTGCGGGCGTCGGAAAGCCGGCTGTCCGGCAGCGGGTGCGTCAGTAACATTTCTGGGGGTTTGGAGGAGTACCGGGATTGATCGGCCAGTTTTTGCATGAAATCTGGCATGGCTTCTGGGTCAAACCCAGCCCGTTGCAGCAACTGAATACCAATACGATCGGCTTCTTGCTCATTAGCCTGCGTGAAACTGATAATCCCCTGTTGAGCGCCTGCCAGCGTGCCGCTGAGGGCTGCCATCCCCATGGTGGGGTTCGCCATGGCTAACAGGATCGAACCCAACGCCCCTACCCAGGTCAGCGGGGCATTTCGCTGCTGATCTTCCATGGCCCGCGCCAAATGGCGTTGGGTGACGTGAGAGATTTCGTGCGCCAGCACCGAAGCCAGTTGGCTTTCGTTATCCGTTTCACGGAACAGGGCCGAGTGCAGCACCACATTGCCTCCAAAGAAGGCAAAGGCGTTTATTTCATCGTTACGCACCAGAAAGAAGTGGAATGGCGTTTTTACCGAATAGGCATTTGCTACGAGCCGGTTACCCAACTGGTTAATGTATTGAGTCAATAAAGGATCGTTAATTAATGGGGCGCTGGCACGCAGTTGCCGCACGTAAAAATCGCCCATAAGTAATTCCTGGCCGATGCTTAACGTTCCCCCAGCAGAGGTGCCTATGTCTGGCAGTTGATCTTGTGTATCTGCCTTCACGGGGGCCACCCCAGAGGCGCTCAATGTGCTGAATAACAGGACTGCTAACGCTGTTTTGGTCAACCGGGTGGTCATAGTCAGGCGTTTCCCTTAAATCAAAGTCATCACTAAGACGTCAGCGGCACACAAGAGTTCTTCTTCCGTACCAGACTCTCCAGTACAATCAGCGTGAAAGTGCGTTGGCTCACAAAAATGCACTGTTTGCGTTTTGTGAACCCGAATGGGCTAACACCTTTTCAATCATAGCCAGCTAGCGCCTGCAATGAAATGTTTGGCCTGCGTAATCAGGAATAAGATAGCATTGATTGGAACGCACAGGGAAAGGCGGAATACCCCCTCATTGATGAAATTAAGGAGCAATCTCTGATGTTGGAGATGTTATTACAATGGTACCGCCGCCGTTTTACCGATCCGCAAGCTATTGCGCTATTGGTTATTCTGGTTGCCGGATTCTGTATCCTCTATTTTTTGCACGGTATTTTAGCGCCCTTGCTGGTGGCGATTGTGCTGGCTTATCTTTTGGAATGGCCCACTGCGCGCCTGCAACGCTGTGGCTGTTCGCGAGTCTGGGCGGCCAGCATGGTACTGATTGTGTTTGGTGGCATCACCCTGCTGCTGGTGTTTGTGGTGGCTCCAACCGCTTGGAAACAGGGCATGAGCCTGATGACCGATTTACCGGGGATGCTCAACCAGTTCTACAACTATGCGGCGACGCTACCAAAGCGTTATCCGGCGCTGGTGGATGTCGGCATTATCGACATGATGGCGGAGAATCTGCGCGGGCGGCTTTCTGGGGTGGGAGAGTCGGTGGTCAAATTTTCCCTGGCTTCGCTGGTTGGTTTGTTGACGTTGGCGATCTACCTGATTCTGGTGCCGCTGATGGTGTTTTTCCTGCTGAAAGACAAAGAGCAGATGCTCAACGCGGTGCGCCGCGTGCTGCCGCGTGAGCGTGGGCTGGCGGGGCAGGTGTGGATCGAAATGAACCAGCAGATCACCAATTATATTCGTGGCAAAGTGCTGGAGATGGTGATCGTAGGAGTGGCAACCTATCTGGTGTTCTTTATTCTGGATATGCGTTATTCACTGCTGTTGGCCGTGCTGGTGGGGTTCTCCGTGTTAATCCCCTATATTGGCGCGGTGTTGGTGACGATCCCCGTGGTGGTGGTGGCGATGTTTCAATGGGGTATCGGTGCCGATTTTTGGACGCTGATCGTCGCTTATCTGGTGGTTCAAGGATTGGACGGTAACCTGTTGGTGCCAATCCTGTTTTCTGAGGCGGTTAACCTGCATCCGCTGGTGATCATCCTTTCCGTGGTGATTTTTGGCGGCCTGTGGGGGTTCTGGGGTGTTTTCTTTGCGATTCCTCTGGCAACGCTGGTGAAAGCGGTAATTCATGCCTGGCCGGATGACAGGCTGGTGGATGCGGAGAAAGAAGCTCAATAATGGCAGCGAAAGCAAAGCGCAGCGAGGGGCTGCGCTTTGAGAGCAAAAATAACAGAGGCGGAGATTACTGTTTCAGGTAATCCAGAACGATGTCGTGATGATTGGTGGTCTTGAAATCATCAAACACTTTCTCAACTTTGCCGTTGGCGTCGATCAGGAAACTGATGCGATGAATACCATCATAGGTTTTCCCCATGAAGGTTTTTTCACCCCAAACGCCAAACTGCTCTGCTACCTGATGGTTCTCATCAGATAACAACGTGAAGTTGAGTAACTCTTTTTCGGCAAAACGTGACAGTTTTTCCGGTTTATCGGTGCTGATGCCAAGCACTTCGACACCTGCGTTTTTCAAATCGTCCATGTTATCCCGCAGGCCACAGGCTTGTACGGTACAACCTGGCGTCATGGCTTTAGGATAGAAATACACCAGAACTCGCTGTCCCTGGAAGTCGGCCAAATGAATTTCCTCACCGTCCTGGTCGAGTAAACTGAATTTTGGCGCTGTATCACCGGCTTTCAATGGGCTCATCACTACTCTCCATCTTTCTCGTCATGCTGTGGATAGTTCACAACGCTAATACTGCCTTGCGCATTCAATTCTGTACATAGGTGATGAAAGGCTTGCTCAATATTTGAGGCATTCTGATTACCGGGACTGTGAGCGGTAATCTGAATATAAAGCTGGGGCGGCAGGCCGCCTTCGGCAGGCTGAGTCCGTGACACCAGCTCAGCGATATTCATCTGGCTGGAATAAAACAGATCGGTGAAACGCTCAATGAGATGTGGAGAATCTTTCACCTCCACCTGAACCCACACCGTGGCGGGCATCGGCGGCCTTTCGTGCGAATTTGTGCGTTTCATCACGATCAGCAAATCCAGTTCCGCCCCTTTTTGCGGCAAAGTGGATTCAATCAAGGTAATTGCATTCCAACTGCCCGAAAGCAGCATGATGAAGGTAAATTCTTCACCCAGTATGGCGAGACGGCTATCTTCGATATTGCATCCGCAACTGCTAACGTGGCGGGTGATAGTGTTGACGATACCGGGGCGGTCGGTGCCGAGTGCGGTAATCACAAGATAGTGTTCGTCTGGCTTAGGCAAAATGGCGCTTCCTGTCGTGCTCAATGGGATTACCATGGTAAACATAAAAAAAACCGCCTGCCAAGCGTGTTTGCTTGCTTTTGGATAGGTGTCAAAAGTACCATGAGTGACTTGTTTGTGAAGGGGATGGCCAATGTTTACGGGAAGTATTGTTGCACTGGTTACGCCGATGGACGCCAAAGGTGCTGTCGATCGCGCGAGCCTAAAAAAACTGATTGATTACCATGTCGCCAGTGGGACTGCGGCGATTGTTTCCGTAGGGACTACCGGTGAATCCGCTACGCTGGCTCATCATGAGCATATTGATGTGGTGAAACTGACGTTGGAATTGGCCGCTGGCCGCATTCCGGTGATCGCCGGAACCGGTGCCAACGCAACCAGCGAAGCGATTTTGCTCACTGAGCACGTCGCTAACACCGGCGTGGTAGGTTGCCTGACCGTCACGCCTTACTACAATAAACCGACGCAGGAAGGCTTGTATCAGCATTTCAAAGCGATTGCTGAAAGCACCGATCTGCCGCAAATCCTCTATAACGTGCCTTCACGCACCGGTTGTGACATGCTGCCGCCGACGATTGCGCGTTTAGCCGAAGTCAAAAATATTGTTGCCGTCAAAGAAGCAACAGGGAACTTAAGTCGTGTGAGCCAGATCCAAGAGCTGGTTGATGATGAAAGTTTCACGCTGTTGAGCGGTGATGACGCCAGCGGTCTGGATTTCATGCAACTGGGGGGCAACGGAGTGATTTCCGTGACGGCCAACGTGGCGGCGCGTGAAATGGCCGAACTTTGCCGTCTTGCGGCACAAGGCAACTTTGCCGAAGCCCGCCGTTTGAATCAGCGCTTGATGCCGTTGCATCAGGATTTATTCGTAGAAGCAAACCCTATCCCAGTGAAATGGGCCTGTAAGGCATTGGGATTGATGGCAACCGATACGATGCGTCTGCCGATGACGCCGTTGAGTGACGCTGCCCGTCCGGTTGTAGAGCGTGCGTTGAAAAGCGCCGGTTTGCTATAACCCCCAGTAATTGCAGCCGTAGCAGGGTGGTTGGTGCGTAAAGCCCCGGTGATTATCAGGGGAGCACACCTGTTACGGTTCAAGCACGACGGGGATATCATTCTTAGGGAGATTTGATGGCTTATTTATTGCAAAAATCGACGGTAGCAAAAGTCGTGGGTATAGCGCTGGTGATGACGTTGGCGGCGTGTTCCACCGATCAGCGTTACAAGCGCCAGGTCAGTGGCGATGAGGCATATCTCGACGCCGCACCGCTCAAACCGTTGATTGCGCCGGCCAGCATAACCCTGCCCGCGCCATCCAGTAATTTTGTTGTTGCAACCAGCGAGCGGCAGGGTGCCGTCGGCAAACAGTTGGATATCCGGCCACCATCGCAGCCGCTGGCGCTGTTGAGTGGTTCCCGCGGTCAATCGGCCGATAACAGCAGTACGCTGCTGTTGGAAAACAGCCCGCAGAACCAAAATCTGTGGTCACGTGTTGCCGGTGCGTTGCAGGCGAAAAACATCCCGGTCGCTTCCCGCGACGAAGCGGGTCAAACCCTGACTACGGATTGGGTGAAGTGGAATCGTCTGGATGAAGATAACCAGTACGAAGGCCGCTACCAGATCAGCGTGCAGAAACAGGGTTACCAGCAGGCGCTGATTGTGAAAACGCTGGGCCTGCGCCAGCAGGGCAAAACGGATGAAGTAACGGATACTGCCGAAATCCAGCGCTATAACAGCATGATGATGAACAGCATTGTCGAAAGCCTGGACAAGCAAGACAACCTGACGAGCAGCCAATCGGCCAGCCGCACGGGTACGCTGGATGTGCAGAGTGGTGCAGATGATGTTGGTTTACCGGTGCTGATTGTGCGGGCTCCGTACACCGTTGTGTGGGATCGCTTGCCACCGGCGTTGGAGAAACTGGGGATGAAAGTAGGGGATCGCAGTCGCCCGCAGGGAACCATTGCGGTGACCTATAAATCCTTGAGTGATAGCGATTGGAACGCATTGGGTGTGAAAGATCCTGAGTTGGCAAACGGTGATTACAAATTGCAAATCGGTGATTTGAATAACCGTACCAGCCTGCAATTTATCGACTCCAAAGGAAAACCTTTGCCTCAGGCGCAGAATGATGCGTTGGTGGCGGCATTCCAGGCGGCTTTCAGCCAAACTAGCGCTAAATAATCATCAAGGGGCTGCGGCCCCTTTTTACTTTGCAGAAACGGTATCGTTTGCGTCGCTGGTTTGGCACAATAGTTACCCGCAAACCAAAGAATTTATCAGGTCAATTCTATACCCGGTAGGCAGTGAGCCGCAGTTTGGTGGCCGGAAGGTATACCCTCATTGGAGTAAGTAAGATGCAAAAACTAGCTGAGTTGTATCGCGGAAAGGCGAAAACCGTCTACACCACTGAAAACCCGGACCTGCTGGTGCTGGAATTCCGTAACGATACGTCAGCACTGGATGGTCAGCGCATTGAGCAGTTTGATCGCAAAGGCATGGTGAACAATAAATTTAACCATTTCATCATGAGCAAACTGGAGGAAGCCGGTGTTCCAACGCAAATGGAACGCCTGCTGTCAGATAACGAAGTGCTGGTGAAAAAACTGGCGATGGTGCCGGTTGAGTGCGTGATCCGTAACCGTGCGGCTGGTTCACTGGTCAAGCGCCTGGGTATCGAAGAAGGTCTGCCACTCAACCCGCCATTGTTCGATCTGTTCCTGAAGAACGATGCCATGCACGATCCGATGGTTAACGAATCCTACTGCGAAACCTTCGGTTGGGTGAGCAAAGTACATCTGGCGCGCATGCGTGAACTGAGTTACCAGGCCAATGAAGTGTTGAGCAAATTGTTCGACGATGCGGGCCTGATCTTGGTTGATTTCAAATTGGAGTTTGGCCTGTTCAACGGCGAGGTGGTGCTGGGTGATGAGTTTTCCCCAGATGGCAGCCGCCTGTGGGACAAAAACACCCTGGATAAGATGGACAAAGATCGTTTCCGCCAGAGCCTGGGTGGCCTGATCGAAGCCTATGAAGAAGTCGCCCGCCGTATCGGTGTGAAGTTAGACTAAGCTTATACCTGCCAGCCTGTTCAAGACGGGGTTTCCTATGGAATGCCCCGTTCTCTTTTTTATTCCCAGAAAATTACTGCATTTCCTGCGCCGCTAACCCTTTATAATGACGGCCTTCGATTATTTTGGAGCTTATGCATGCGTTGGCAAGGGCGTCGGGAAAGTGACAATATTGAAGATCGCCGCGGGCAATCTTCAGGCCGGGGTGGCGGTTTTCGCCCACCCATTGGTGGCAAAGGGGGAATAGCTATTCTGGTGGTAGTGCTGGTTGCCGGTTACTACGGTATAGATCTGACACCGTTGTTGAACGGTGGTGATATGACGCTACAGGCGCCACAGCAGAGTACCAATATCAGCGCCAAAGACGATGAATTAGCTAAATTTACCTCAGTGGTACTGGCTTCGACCGAGGATGCCTGGCAGGACATTTTTCAGCAGTCAGGCAAACGCTATCAAGATCCGAAGTTGGTGATGTATCGCGGCGCTACGCGCACAGGCTGTGGCGTGGGTCAGTCGGTGATGGGGCCGTTTTATTGCCCGGCAGACGGCACCGTGTATATCGATCTGTCGTTTTACCAGGATATGAAAAGCAAGCTGGGGGCTGGCGGTGATTTTGCACAGGCCTATGTGGTGGCACACGAAATTGGTCATCACGTCCAGAACCTGCTGGGCATTGAGCGCAAAGTTCGCCAGATGCAGCAGAACGCCAGCCAGGTGGAGATCAACCGCCTTTCGGTGAAAATGGAATTGCAGGCGGACTGTTTTGCTGGAGTCTGGGGGCATTATGCGCAACGGCAGCACATGCTTGAGGCTGGAGATCTACAGCAAGCGCTGAACGCAGCACAGGCGATTGGTGACGACCGTTTACAGCAACAAAGCCAGGGGCGCGTGGTGCCAGACAGCTTCACGCATGGCACTTCGCAGCAGCGTTATACCTGGTTCAAGCAAGGATTCGACAGCGGCGATCCGAACAAATGCAATACGTTCGCCGCCCGTTGATGCACTTCCTGCTAATACTGATAGCCTAAGTAATGCGAGTTGCGGGAAGTATGACGGGGATAAACAGCGGTATTCTTCTTTCAGGTGTAGCTTCTGATGTTACAGGCAATCCAACAACGCATGCAGCGGCAGGGTATCCGGCGTTTACTGGTTCTCAGCGGTGAAACGCAATGGTGCCGTAGGCAGGCCCAACAACTGGCGGCGCAGCTGCCGGGTGATTGGCCGT
Proteins encoded in this region:
- the uraA gene encoding uracil permease, whose amino-acid sequence is MTRRAIGVSERPPLFQTIPLSFQHLFAMFGATVLVPILFNINPATVLLFNGIGTLLYLFICKGKIPAYLGSSFAFISPVLLLLPLGYEVALGGFIMCGVLFCLVAFIVKKAGTGWLDVIFPPAAMGAIVAVIGLELAGVAANMAGLLPAEGTSANSTTITISLVTLGVTVLGSVLFRGFLAIIPILIGVLVGYALSFFMGVVDLTPIREAHWFALPTFYTPRFEWFAIFTILPAALVVIAEHVGHLVVTANIVKKDLLRDPGLHRSMFANGISTVISGFFGSTPNTTYGENIGVMAITKVYSTWVIGGAAILAILLSCIGKLAAAIQAVPVPVMGGVSLLLYGVIGASGIRVLIESKVDYNKAQNLILTSVILIIGVSGAKVHIGAAELKGMALATVVGIGLSLLFKLISLYRREEEVIDVPEERLDHK
- the hda gene encoding DnaA inactivator Hda, which translates into the protein MNTPAQLSLPLYLPDDETFASFYPGENPSLLAAIQSAIHQEHGSYIYFWSREGGGRSHLLHAACAELSQRGEAVGYVPLDKRAYFIPEVLDGMEQLALVCMDNIECIAGDEEWEMAIFNLYNRILETGRTRLFITGDRPPRQLNLRLPDLASRLDWGQIYKLQPLTDAEKLLALQLRAKLRGFELPEDVGRFLLKRLDREMRTLFMTLDQLDRASITAQRKLTIPFVKDTLEL
- the arsC gene encoding arsenate reductase (glutaredoxin) (This arsenate reductase requires both glutathione and glutaredoxin to convert arsenate to arsenite, after which the efflux transporter formed by ArsA and ArsB can extrude the arsenite from the cell, providing resistance.) encodes the protein MKNVTLYHNPRCSKSRETLALLEQRGVEPNVVLYLETPLSVEELKKLLRELGFSSARELMRKKEDLYKELKLADESLSEEQLLQAMVANPKLIERPIVVKGNQARLGRPPELVLEIL
- a CDS encoding tetratricopeptide repeat protein — translated: MTTRLTKTALAVLLFSTLSASGVAPVKADTQDQLPDIGTSAGGTLSIGQELLMGDFYVRQLRASAPLINDPLLTQYINQLGNRLVANAYSVKTPFHFFLVRNDEINAFAFFGGNVVLHSALFRETDNESQLASVLAHEISHVTQRHLARAMEDQQRNAPLTWVGALGSILLAMANPTMGMAALSGTLAGAQQGIISFTQANEQEADRIGIQLLQRAGFDPEAMPDFMQKLADQSRYSSKPPEMLLTHPLPDSRLSDARNRANQMQRRIVQSSQDYLLARVRTLGMYSAEGYGLTEEILASYSKGNQREQMAAQYGRAILFYEAKKYDQARNTIQPLLTQDPKNVWLLDLMTDIDLGQQKASQAIARLQAANAEQSKNPVLLLNLANAYVEGNQAAQASRILNRYTFAHPNDPNGWDLLAQANAAQGLRAEELSARAESLALAGRLDQAIELLSNASSLQKLGSLEQARYDARIDQLRQLQKSFSKFQRS
- a CDS encoding AI-2E family transporter yields the protein MLEMLLQWYRRRFTDPQAIALLVILVAGFCILYFLHGILAPLLVAIVLAYLLEWPTARLQRCGCSRVWAASMVLIVFGGITLLLVFVVAPTAWKQGMSLMTDLPGMLNQFYNYAATLPKRYPALVDVGIIDMMAENLRGRLSGVGESVVKFSLASLVGLLTLAIYLILVPLMVFFLLKDKEQMLNAVRRVLPRERGLAGQVWIEMNQQITNYIRGKVLEMVIVGVATYLVFFILDMRYSLLLAVLVGFSVLIPYIGAVLVTIPVVVVAMFQWGIGADFWTLIVAYLVVQGLDGNLLVPILFSEAVNLHPLVIILSVVIFGGLWGFWGVFFAIPLATLVKAVIHAWPDDRLVDAEKEAQ
- the bcp gene encoding thioredoxin-dependent thiol peroxidase, with the translated sequence MSPLKAGDTAPKFSLLDQDGEEIHLADFQGQRVLVYFYPKAMTPGCTVQACGLRDNMDDLKNAGVEVLGISTDKPEKLSRFAEKELLNFTLLSDENHQVAEQFGVWGEKTFMGKTYDGIHRISFLIDANGKVEKVFDDFKTTNHHDIVLDYLKQ
- a CDS encoding glycine cleavage system transcriptional repressor produces the protein MVIPLSTTGSAILPKPDEHYLVITALGTDRPGIVNTITRHVSSCGCNIEDSRLAILGEEFTFIMLLSGSWNAITLIESTLPQKGAELDLLIVMKRTNSHERPPMPATVWVQVEVKDSPHLIERFTDLFYSSQMNIAELVSRTQPAEGGLPPQLYIQITAHSPGNQNASNIEQAFHHLCTELNAQGSISVVNYPQHDEKDGE
- the dapA gene encoding 4-hydroxy-tetrahydrodipicolinate synthase: MFTGSIVALVTPMDAKGAVDRASLKKLIDYHVASGTAAIVSVGTTGESATLAHHEHIDVVKLTLELAAGRIPVIAGTGANATSEAILLTEHVANTGVVGCLTVTPYYNKPTQEGLYQHFKAIAESTDLPQILYNVPSRTGCDMLPPTIARLAEVKNIVAVKEATGNLSRVSQIQELVDDESFTLLSGDDASGLDFMQLGGNGVISVTANVAAREMAELCRLAAQGNFAEARRLNQRLMPLHQDLFVEANPIPVKWACKALGLMATDTMRLPMTPLSDAARPVVERALKSAGLL
- the bamC gene encoding outer membrane protein assembly factor BamC gives rise to the protein MAYLLQKSTVAKVVGIALVMTLAACSTDQRYKRQVSGDEAYLDAAPLKPLIAPASITLPAPSSNFVVATSERQGAVGKQLDIRPPSQPLALLSGSRGQSADNSSTLLLENSPQNQNLWSRVAGALQAKNIPVASRDEAGQTLTTDWVKWNRLDEDNQYEGRYQISVQKQGYQQALIVKTLGLRQQGKTDEVTDTAEIQRYNSMMMNSIVESLDKQDNLTSSQSASRTGTLDVQSGADDVGLPVLIVRAPYTVVWDRLPPALEKLGMKVGDRSRPQGTIAVTYKSLSDSDWNALGVKDPELANGDYKLQIGDLNNRTSLQFIDSKGKPLPQAQNDALVAAFQAAFSQTSAK
- the purC gene encoding phosphoribosylaminoimidazolesuccinocarboxamide synthase; amino-acid sequence: MQKLAELYRGKAKTVYTTENPDLLVLEFRNDTSALDGQRIEQFDRKGMVNNKFNHFIMSKLEEAGVPTQMERLLSDNEVLVKKLAMVPVECVIRNRAAGSLVKRLGIEEGLPLNPPLFDLFLKNDAMHDPMVNESYCETFGWVSKVHLARMRELSYQANEVLSKLFDDAGLILVDFKLEFGLFNGEVVLGDEFSPDGSRLWDKNTLDKMDKDRFRQSLGGLIEAYEEVARRIGVKLD
- a CDS encoding neutral zinc metallopeptidase; the encoded protein is MRWQGRRESDNIEDRRGQSSGRGGGFRPPIGGKGGIAILVVVLVAGYYGIDLTPLLNGGDMTLQAPQQSTNISAKDDELAKFTSVVLASTEDAWQDIFQQSGKRYQDPKLVMYRGATRTGCGVGQSVMGPFYCPADGTVYIDLSFYQDMKSKLGAGGDFAQAYVVAHEIGHHVQNLLGIERKVRQMQQNASQVEINRLSVKMELQADCFAGVWGHYAQRQHMLEAGDLQQALNAAQAIGDDRLQQQSQGRVVPDSFTHGTSQQRYTWFKQGFDSGDPNKCNTFAAR